A single region of the Elizabethkingia sp. JS20170427COW genome encodes:
- the porQ gene encoding type IX secretion system protein PorQ → MKRIFYILSILTSLSANAQLGQTVYNFLNIPVSPRQAALGGDVISLHDYDPNMSAVNPSLMNLEMDNRVSANYSSYLADSKLGSINYVKDMEYGHLISVNLRYMDFGKIDRTDEFGNALGSFTAQDIALGMGYAYQFEDDWTIGGQVNFISSKIDHYTSTALTGTAGITYHNQQSKEVLSLVFRNFGGQLKTYDGKRETLPFRIDLGYTRTMANFPLAISVTAHDLQKFDISSPTNLNGQKTTSLKKVLDHFSFGAEFFPEQAFNIRLGYNVKRGSDLAVADQRNFSGLSAGFGLKISWLKFDYSHVRYHNASNMNYLGLSLDLYELTGIRR, encoded by the coding sequence TTGAAAAGAATTTTCTATATCCTTAGCATTTTAACTTCCCTTTCGGCAAACGCTCAACTGGGACAAACGGTGTATAATTTTCTCAATATCCCTGTATCTCCTAGGCAAGCTGCCCTTGGAGGAGATGTAATTTCATTACACGATTACGATCCTAACATGTCTGCTGTTAACCCCTCTTTGATGAATCTGGAGATGGATAATAGGGTATCCGCTAACTATTCTTCTTACCTCGCTGACTCTAAATTAGGAAGTATCAACTATGTAAAAGACATGGAATATGGGCACCTTATCTCTGTGAATTTGCGCTACATGGATTTTGGAAAAATAGATCGTACGGATGAATTTGGGAATGCTCTTGGTAGTTTTACCGCACAGGATATCGCCTTAGGTATGGGATATGCTTACCAGTTTGAAGATGATTGGACGATAGGTGGACAGGTGAATTTTATAAGTTCTAAAATAGACCATTATACTTCCACTGCCCTTACAGGGACTGCTGGGATTACCTACCACAACCAACAAAGCAAGGAGGTATTATCCTTAGTCTTTAGAAATTTTGGAGGACAACTAAAAACCTATGACGGCAAAAGGGAAACGTTACCTTTTAGGATAGATTTAGGATACACCAGAACCATGGCTAATTTTCCTTTGGCGATTAGTGTAACAGCTCATGATTTACAGAAGTTTGATATCTCCAGCCCTACTAATCTAAACGGACAAAAGACAACTTCCTTAAAAAAAGTATTAGACCACTTTTCTTTTGGTGCAGAATTTTTCCCAGAGCAAGCCTTCAATATCCGATTGGGGTATAATGTAAAAAGAGGATCTGACCTAGCGGTTGCTGATCAAAGAAATTTTTCAGGACTATCGGCAGGCTTTGGTTTAAAAATATCTTGGCTAAAATTTGACTATAGCCATGTAAGATATCATAACGCTTCCAATATGAATTATCTAGGTTTATCCTTAGATTTGTACGAACTAACTGGCATAAGAAGATAA
- a CDS encoding alpha-L-fucosidase: protein MRRIVLGLGAIMFMNSCQTLKQTTQGQVASATLDKFYPKELVFPANISADEKVLLSTRVVPTPQQLAWQKLELTAFIHFGMNTFTGREWGDGKEDPKIFNPTDFNAHQWVKTLKDSGFKLLIITAKHHDGFCLWPTKTTQHSVASSPWKNGKGDIVKEVKEACDKYGIKFGVYLSPWDRNAKSYGDSPKYNDMFVAQLTELLTQYGEIHEVWFDGANGEGPNGKTQVYDWKRFYKVIEELQPKAVKAIMGDDIRWVGNERGLGRATEWSVTPLYPDINQEIIQEQKALNISATAQDLGSEELVKKAKSLHWFPSEVDVSIRPGWFYHPEQDAQVKSLQQLMDIYYQSVGMNSVLLLNVPPDTRGKISEVDAARLREFGKYIQSVFSDNHIKNSKIEWKASNSSEKEFKTAGKTANLILLQEDITKGQRVEAFEVEAYQNGKWEVIATGTTIGYKRILKLEDCQPEKIKIKILKTRDIANISNVGLFYAPKIEAVEQKLQLNDFSKNKWKVQENQPLVIKLGENITAKAFTYQPLPDSEAAFKYQLSASKDGKSWGVLSKGEFSNIKNNPIPQIVKLDKVSEFSFVKFEVLEGADGGKPKTSIAQIGFLK, encoded by the coding sequence ATGAGAAGAATAGTTTTAGGCTTAGGAGCGATAATGTTCATGAACTCTTGCCAAACTTTAAAACAAACAACACAAGGACAAGTAGCTTCTGCTACTCTAGATAAATTCTATCCAAAAGAATTGGTTTTTCCAGCTAATATTTCGGCTGATGAAAAGGTATTGCTCTCAACAAGAGTTGTTCCTACTCCACAGCAGTTAGCTTGGCAGAAGCTAGAGCTTACTGCTTTTATCCATTTCGGGATGAATACCTTTACAGGAAGAGAATGGGGAGATGGTAAGGAGGATCCTAAGATTTTTAATCCTACGGATTTCAATGCACATCAATGGGTGAAGACCTTGAAGGATTCAGGGTTTAAGTTGTTGATTATTACCGCGAAACATCATGATGGCTTTTGTTTATGGCCCACCAAAACCACGCAACATTCAGTAGCTTCTTCTCCTTGGAAAAATGGAAAAGGAGATATCGTTAAAGAAGTAAAGGAGGCTTGTGATAAATACGGAATTAAATTTGGAGTTTATCTTTCCCCATGGGATAGAAATGCTAAAAGCTATGGGGATTCTCCCAAGTACAACGATATGTTTGTAGCTCAGCTAACAGAGCTGCTTACCCAATATGGTGAAATTCATGAAGTGTGGTTTGATGGGGCGAATGGTGAAGGTCCTAATGGAAAAACTCAGGTGTATGATTGGAAGAGGTTTTATAAAGTAATTGAAGAACTTCAACCTAAAGCTGTAAAAGCTATCATGGGAGATGATATCCGATGGGTAGGAAATGAGAGAGGTCTTGGTAGAGCTACCGAATGGAGTGTAACGCCATTATATCCAGATATTAACCAAGAAATTATTCAGGAACAAAAAGCTTTAAATATTAGTGCTACTGCTCAAGATTTGGGAAGTGAAGAGCTGGTGAAGAAAGCAAAATCTCTACACTGGTTCCCATCTGAAGTGGATGTTTCCATCCGCCCAGGATGGTTCTATCATCCAGAGCAAGATGCTCAAGTGAAAAGCCTTCAGCAATTGATGGATATTTATTATCAATCTGTGGGGATGAATTCAGTTTTACTTTTAAATGTTCCACCAGATACAAGAGGTAAAATTAGTGAAGTGGATGCTGCTAGGTTGAGAGAATTTGGAAAGTATATTCAATCTGTATTTTCTGATAATCATATTAAAAATTCGAAAATAGAGTGGAAGGCAAGCAACTCTTCTGAAAAAGAATTTAAAACAGCAGGGAAAACTGCCAACCTTATTTTGTTGCAAGAGGATATCACAAAAGGACAAAGGGTAGAGGCTTTTGAGGTAGAAGCATATCAAAATGGTAAATGGGAGGTTATAGCTACAGGAACTACTATTGGTTATAAGAGAATTTTGAAGTTAGAAGATTGCCAACCTGAAAAAATTAAAATTAAGATTCTTAAAACGAGGGATATCGCCAATATCAGTAATGTAGGCTTGTTTTATGCTCCAAAAATTGAAGCGGTAGAACAAAAATTACAGCTCAATGATTTTTCTAAAAACAAATGGAAAGTTCAAGAGAACCAACCTTTGGTGATAAAGTTAGGAGAAAACATCACAGCAAAAGCTTTTACGTATCAACCTTTGCCAGATAGCGAGGCCGCTTTCAAGTATCAGCTTAGCGCAAGTAAGGATGGTAAAAGTTGGGGAGTGCTTTCCAAAGGCGAATTCAGTAATATAAAGAATAACCCAATTCCTCAGATAGTGAAGCTTGATAAGGTTTCGGAATTTAGCTTTGTTAAATTTGAAGTGCTAGAAGGAGCAGATGGCGGAAAACCAAAAACTTCTATTGCCCAGATAGGATTTTTAAAATAA
- the cmk gene encoding (d)CMP kinase, which translates to MTKNPVIAIDGFSSTGKSSISKVIAQKLDLIHLDTGALYRGITVYALRNHFQDQKINLTALKKDLHNIHLEFRNPQQQLVLFLNNQNINTEIRDPKVSEFVSIVAKEAEVRNFLLTTQRAMAEQGGIIMDGRDIGTVVLPNADYKFFLTASTEERTRRRVLELQSQGVNADFEEVKANLLMRDKIDSEREISPLKQAEDAILIDNTSINKEQTIDLILSYIKK; encoded by the coding sequence ATGACTAAAAACCCCGTAATAGCAATTGATGGATTTTCCTCAACAGGGAAAAGTTCTATCTCTAAAGTAATTGCACAAAAACTAGACCTTATCCACCTCGATACTGGAGCGCTCTACCGTGGGATTACTGTATACGCTCTTCGCAATCACTTCCAAGATCAAAAAATTAACCTTACTGCATTAAAAAAAGATTTACATAATATCCATTTAGAGTTCAGAAACCCTCAACAACAGTTGGTGCTTTTCCTAAATAATCAGAATATCAATACCGAAATACGAGATCCAAAAGTTTCGGAATTTGTAAGTATTGTTGCTAAGGAAGCCGAGGTAAGAAACTTCCTGCTTACCACCCAAAGGGCAATGGCTGAACAAGGAGGGATTATCATGGATGGTAGAGACATCGGAACTGTAGTCCTACCCAATGCAGATTACAAATTCTTCCTTACGGCAAGCACAGAAGAGCGTACTCGCCGTAGAGTATTAGAGCTACAATCTCAAGGTGTAAATGCTGACTTTGAAGAAGTAAAGGCAAACCTACTCATGAGAGATAAAATTGATAGTGAAAGAGAAATCTCTCCTCTAAAGCAAGCAGAAGATGCCATCCTTATCGACAACACTTCTATTAATAAAGAGCAAACTATTGATTTAATCCTTTCTTATATCAAAAAATAG
- the pyrH gene encoding UMP kinase: MKYKRILLKLSGEALMGNQEYGIDNQRLKDYASEIKKVVDLGCEVAIVIGGGNIFRGVSGAASGMDRVQGDYMGMLATVINGMALQGALEDSGIKTRLQSAIEMDKVAEPFIKRRAVRHLEKGRVVIFGAGTGNPYFTTDTAATLRAIEISADVILKGTRVDGIYDKDPEKNDNAVKFENLSFEEVFEKNLKVMDMTAFTLSHENHLPIIVFDMNKEGNLTKLVKGENVGTLVN, encoded by the coding sequence ATGAAATACAAACGAATTCTTCTAAAGCTTAGTGGTGAAGCCCTAATGGGAAACCAAGAATATGGTATTGATAATCAAAGACTTAAAGACTATGCCTCTGAGATTAAAAAAGTAGTAGACTTAGGTTGCGAGGTTGCAATTGTAATTGGTGGAGGAAATATCTTTAGAGGTGTTTCTGGTGCTGCGTCTGGTATGGATAGGGTACAAGGAGATTACATGGGGATGTTAGCAACAGTTATCAATGGTATGGCTCTACAAGGTGCTTTGGAAGATTCTGGTATCAAAACAAGATTGCAATCTGCAATAGAAATGGATAAAGTAGCAGAACCATTTATCAAAAGAAGAGCGGTAAGACACCTAGAGAAAGGTAGAGTTGTTATCTTTGGTGCTGGAACAGGAAACCCTTACTTTACTACCGATACAGCGGCTACTTTAAGAGCAATTGAAATTAGCGCAGACGTAATACTTAAAGGAACCCGTGTAGATGGTATTTATGATAAAGATCCTGAGAAGAATGATAATGCAGTGAAATTTGAAAACCTTAGCTTTGAAGAGGTTTTTGAAAAAAATCTTAAAGTAATGGACATGACTGCCTTCACCTTAAGCCACGAAAACCACTTGCCTATTATTGTTTTCGATATGAATAAGGAAGGAAACCTTACCAAATTAGTAAAAGGAGAAAACGTAGGTACTTTAGTAAATTAA
- the frr gene encoding ribosome recycling factor: MEDIELIIDSVKQDMDSAIKHLEYAFLKIRAGRASASMVQDVMVEYYGAPTPLNQVANVSIPDAMTIAIQPWDRTAINAIEKGIIVSNLGFAPSNNGELIILNVPPLTEERRRELAKQAKAEAENTKVVVRNARQDGNKELKKLDGVSEDIIKGVEGRIQELTDTYIKKADEYFKNKEAEIMKV; the protein is encoded by the coding sequence ATGGAAGATATAGAATTAATTATCGATAGCGTAAAGCAAGATATGGACTCTGCAATCAAGCATTTGGAATATGCTTTTTTGAAAATTAGAGCAGGTAGAGCTTCAGCGAGCATGGTACAAGACGTAATGGTAGAGTACTATGGTGCACCAACCCCTCTTAACCAAGTAGCTAACGTATCTATTCCAGATGCGATGACCATCGCTATACAACCTTGGGATCGTACAGCAATCAACGCTATTGAAAAAGGAATTATCGTTTCTAACCTTGGTTTTGCCCCTTCTAATAATGGTGAATTAATTATCTTAAACGTACCACCATTAACCGAAGAAAGAAGAAGAGAGCTTGCAAAACAAGCAAAGGCAGAAGCGGAAAATACCAAAGTGGTAGTTAGAAATGCACGCCAGGATGGGAATAAAGAATTGAAAAAACTAGACGGAGTATCTGAAGATATTATTAAAGGTGTAGAAGGAAGAATTCAAGAACTTACCGATACATACATTAAAAAAGCCGATGAGTATTTCAAAAATAAAGAGGCTGAAATAATGAAAGTCTAA
- a CDS encoding peptidase domain-containing ABC transporter, with the protein MKKKFPFYKQPDAKDCGPTCLRIVSKYYGKSISLQQIRNLSETTREGSSLLGLSDAAEDLGFRSLGVQIDFNTLAEEVSFPCIAHWNKNHFVVVYKIDKNNKVYISDPSYGLITYTREEFIRSWIGENATENTEEGIILILETTLAFFQNEFDDVESKASFSFLSKYLLKYKTLVIQLAVGLLAGSLLSLIFPFLTQSIVDVGIQNQDLNFIYLVLLAQIMLFIGRMGIEVIRSWILLHLSARINISIISDFFIKLMKLPISFFDTRMTGDIMQRINDHHRIEQLLTNSSLNTLFSLVNLIIFSIVLLFYDYRLFIVYLVGAILYVGWISFFLKKRKELDYKRFSQVSQEQSKVIELINGMQEIKMHNAEKQKRWDWEFLQVKLFKIRIKSLSLEQWQSVGGNFINQMKDILVSFLSAKLVLSGNLTLGMMLSVQYIIGQLNSPLLQLIDFIKQTQDAKISLERLGEIHDKEDEENKDEQYVSDIPKKDIEIENVSFRYIGSDVFVFENLNLTIPYQKTTAIVGASGSGKTTLLKLLIKFYEPNDGEIKIANTRLKNISPRNWRDHCGVVMQEGYIFNDTIANNIAVGEDYIDKQKLRKAVEIANIKDFIEGLPLSYNTKIGNEGVGVSGGQKQRLFIARAVYKSPEYILFDEATSALDANNEKVIMENLEQFFKGKTAVVIAHRLSTVKHADKIIVLDKGKVVEEGSHQELVALKGEYYRLVKNQLELGN; encoded by the coding sequence TTGAAAAAAAAATTCCCCTTTTATAAACAACCTGATGCCAAAGACTGCGGACCAACATGTCTTAGAATTGTCAGTAAATATTATGGCAAAAGCATATCCTTGCAACAAATCCGTAATCTCTCTGAAACTACCAGAGAAGGAAGCAGTTTGTTAGGTCTAAGTGATGCTGCGGAGGATTTAGGTTTCAGGTCCTTAGGTGTTCAGATAGACTTCAATACCCTTGCAGAAGAAGTTTCTTTTCCCTGCATTGCCCATTGGAACAAAAATCACTTCGTGGTTGTCTACAAAATTGATAAAAATAACAAAGTCTATATTTCAGACCCAAGCTATGGACTGATTACCTATACACGAGAAGAATTCATAAGATCCTGGATCGGTGAAAATGCCACTGAAAATACAGAGGAAGGAATTATCCTGATTCTTGAAACAACTCTCGCATTTTTTCAAAATGAATTTGATGATGTTGAGAGTAAAGCCAGTTTCAGCTTTCTATCTAAGTACTTATTAAAATACAAAACCCTTGTTATCCAACTTGCCGTAGGACTTTTGGCAGGAAGTTTACTGTCTCTTATTTTCCCATTCCTTACCCAAAGTATTGTAGATGTTGGGATACAAAATCAGGACCTAAATTTTATCTACTTGGTACTTTTAGCTCAGATCATGCTTTTTATAGGAAGAATGGGAATTGAGGTCATCCGAAGCTGGATTCTTCTCCATCTTTCTGCAAGAATCAACATTTCCATTATTTCCGATTTCTTTATCAAGCTCATGAAGCTTCCTATCAGCTTCTTTGATACGAGAATGACCGGAGATATCATGCAGAGAATTAATGATCATCACAGAATTGAGCAACTGCTTACCAATTCTTCTTTAAATACCTTATTCTCGCTTGTCAACTTGATTATCTTCAGTATTGTCCTGTTATTCTATGATTATAGATTATTTATTGTTTACTTAGTTGGAGCAATCTTATATGTAGGATGGATCAGTTTCTTCTTGAAAAAGAGAAAAGAATTAGATTATAAAAGATTTTCCCAGGTTTCGCAGGAACAAAGCAAAGTGATTGAGCTCATTAATGGAATGCAGGAAATTAAAATGCATAATGCGGAAAAACAAAAACGCTGGGATTGGGAATTTTTGCAGGTAAAATTGTTCAAAATAAGAATTAAATCTCTTTCACTGGAACAATGGCAATCTGTAGGAGGAAACTTCATCAATCAGATGAAAGATATTTTGGTGAGTTTTCTATCCGCAAAATTAGTATTGAGCGGAAATCTTACTTTGGGGATGATGCTTTCCGTACAATATATTATCGGGCAGCTTAATAGTCCACTGCTTCAGCTTATTGATTTCATCAAGCAAACTCAGGACGCAAAAATCTCTTTGGAAAGATTAGGCGAAATTCATGACAAGGAAGACGAAGAAAATAAAGACGAACAATATGTCTCTGACATCCCTAAGAAAGATATCGAGATTGAAAATGTTTCATTCCGTTACATTGGTTCAGATGTATTTGTCTTTGAAAACCTTAATTTAACGATTCCCTATCAGAAAACGACTGCTATCGTAGGTGCAAGCGGAAGCGGAAAGACTACTCTTTTAAAATTATTAATAAAGTTTTATGAACCTAATGATGGAGAAATTAAAATTGCCAATACCAGACTCAAGAATATTTCACCGAGAAACTGGAGAGATCATTGTGGTGTAGTGATGCAGGAAGGGTATATTTTCAATGACACCATTGCCAATAACATTGCAGTAGGTGAAGATTATATTGATAAGCAAAAGCTAAGAAAGGCAGTAGAAATTGCCAATATCAAAGATTTTATCGAAGGACTTCCTTTAAGCTATAACACAAAAATCGGAAATGAAGGTGTTGGGGTGAGCGGCGGACAGAAACAAAGGCTATTCATTGCAAGAGCCGTTTACAAATCCCCTGAATACATTTTATTTGATGAAGCCACTTCTGCCCTGGATGCCAATAATGAAAAAGTGATTATGGAAAATTTAGAGCAATTTTTTAAAGGAAAAACGGCTGTTGTGATTGCCCACAGGCTTTCAACGGTAAAGCATGCCGATAAAATCATTGTTTTAGACAAGGGAAAGGTAGTGGAAGAAGGAAGTCATCAAGAATTGGTTGCTTTAAAAGGTGAATATTACAGATTGGTGAAAAACCAGCTGGAATTAGGGAATTAG
- a CDS encoding YtxH domain-containing protein translates to MAKGKNSAGIIAGLLAGAAAGVVIGMIFAPEDGKTTRKKIKNKANDLKDQALDTYGDISSKVKDQYHHLAEQAKETYSKVSDNVRGGFDKYKDHTIGTVKEVAKEVETELDGLK, encoded by the coding sequence ATGGCAAAAGGAAAAAATTCAGCAGGAATTATCGCAGGTTTATTAGCAGGAGCAGCTGCAGGGGTTGTTATCGGGATGATTTTTGCTCCTGAAGATGGCAAAACTACTAGAAAAAAAATCAAAAATAAAGCAAACGACCTTAAAGATCAAGCTTTAGACACTTATGGAGATATTTCTTCTAAAGTAAAAGACCAATACCACCACTTAGCGGAGCAAGCCAAAGAGACTTATAGCAAAGTATCAGATAACGTAAGAGGAGGCTTTGATAAATACAAAGACCACACTATTGGAACTGTAAAAGAAGTAGCTAAAGAAGTAGAAACTGAACTTGACGGTCTTAAATAA
- a CDS encoding HlyD family secretion protein: MKEKDILENIELRSESVQDILTQPPHWMIRWGNTLIFVILLMVLLMSYIIKYPEFIPAPIIVTSQNPPEKLEARINSKIEKIFIKDHQQVKKDEVLMVLQSTANYLDVLKLKKLVDSISPSQLGSFPLQETSHFKLGELQGDYNNFAKAYQDEKLFTRLQPYAPENLAANQSISEYRSRIATLKQQKSLELAKYELTKKNYQRSQELFNQGVIAAMELENEKIKFLQAQQNIENINISLSQMEEGISNLNKTKSGASINTEKDKITYSSQTLQLFEQLRKSLKQWEQDYLLISSTNGIASFQQFFGENQFIKTGDPVLSILPKDKEALVGRMQVPAVNSGKITKGEKVLIKLDNYRFQEYGIVEGKVQNISLSPDEKGNYYVDVILPKGLKTSFNKNLTFDKELRGNAEIVTQDLRLIERFFYQIRKLLGYQS, translated from the coding sequence ATGAAAGAAAAAGATATATTAGAAAATATTGAACTGCGTTCTGAAAGTGTTCAGGATATTCTTACCCAGCCTCCTCATTGGATGATCCGTTGGGGAAATACATTAATTTTTGTAATCTTGCTGATGGTGTTGTTAATGAGTTATATCATAAAATATCCCGAGTTTATTCCTGCACCTATTATTGTAACCTCTCAAAATCCCCCTGAAAAATTAGAAGCCAGAATCAATTCTAAAATTGAAAAAATATTCATAAAAGATCATCAGCAAGTAAAAAAAGATGAGGTTCTTATGGTTTTACAATCCACGGCCAATTATCTGGATGTTTTAAAACTTAAAAAGCTAGTGGATTCTATTTCTCCCAGTCAATTGGGATCCTTTCCGCTTCAGGAAACGTCCCATTTCAAATTAGGGGAATTGCAGGGAGACTATAACAATTTTGCCAAAGCATATCAGGATGAAAAATTGTTTACGAGATTACAACCTTATGCCCCTGAAAACCTGGCAGCTAATCAGAGTATTTCAGAATACCGAAGCAGAATAGCTACTTTAAAACAGCAAAAAAGCCTTGAGTTAGCAAAATATGAACTGACAAAGAAGAATTACCAGCGTTCCCAGGAATTGTTTAATCAAGGGGTAATTGCAGCAATGGAGCTGGAAAATGAAAAAATAAAATTCTTGCAGGCCCAGCAAAATATTGAGAATATTAATATTTCGCTGTCCCAAATGGAAGAAGGAATTTCTAACCTCAACAAAACCAAAAGCGGAGCTTCTATCAATACTGAAAAAGATAAAATTACTTATTCCTCACAAACATTACAGTTATTTGAGCAGCTAAGAAAGTCGTTGAAACAATGGGAACAGGATTATTTACTCATTTCTTCAACGAATGGAATAGCGAGTTTTCAACAGTTTTTCGGAGAAAACCAGTTTATAAAAACAGGTGACCCTGTTTTATCAATCTTGCCTAAAGATAAAGAAGCATTGGTCGGGAGAATGCAAGTTCCTGCTGTTAATTCCGGTAAGATTACCAAAGGGGAAAAAGTTTTGATTAAATTGGATAACTACCGTTTCCAGGAATATGGCATCGTGGAAGGAAAAGTTCAGAATATCTCGCTTTCTCCCGATGAAAAAGGAAATTATTATGTAGATGTCATTCTTCCAAAGGGTTTAAAAACTTCCTTCAATAAAAATCTCACTTTCGATAAAGAACTTAGAGGAAATGCCGAAATCGTAACGCAGGATTTAAGGTTGATTGAAAGGTTTTTCTATCAGATTAGGAAATTATTGGGGTATCAAAGTTAA